Proteins encoded together in one Salmo trutta chromosome 3, fSalTru1.1, whole genome shotgun sequence window:
- the LOC115165584 gene encoding EF-hand domain-containing family member B-like, protein MFLNTTCPGAGTIQVFHGKANDPDIASILVHGVSSQASISGGLVINPPPKTIYQQRLHQLREAGYSTNQKAPLGRSHDQSPGLPNWFDTDTGKATFAVKSPQTAGAIINPPKSVEQVETEAQEGHQSYICSHNAYFLGEQVDRKYKWSRYGKDGRFGVPTPHHNDGRSVSKCAGDLLHSTPPAEYQKGTDRQRTLVSAVHQHLKKVNFHNFNSLLQAFRHYDNCKTSTVPDNMQREALPERPPASEALARPEDLEPAEVGSMLKNRYLDYHMYGTPTVRTDLVAPRIKRVSDSTNYSDQTTAFDLLYPTLYSLRGVHKEHFFCPRTKDEITDIFRNVGVSISEETFAEAWKLASMRHPTGDMCVEIFRDVLKEIQAN, encoded by the exons ATGTTTCTCAACACAACATGCCCAGGTGCAGGGACAATCCAAGTGTTCCATGGGAAAGCCAACGACCCTGATATTGCCAGTATTCTAGTTCATGGAGTGAGCAGCCAAGCTTCTATTTCG GGTGGATTAGTGATCAACCCACCACCTAAGACCATCTACCAACAGAGGTTACATCAGCTCCGTGAAGCTGGGTATTCCACCAATCAAAAAGCCCCCCTGGGCAGGTCACATGATCAGAGCCCTGGGCTTCCAAATTGGTTCGATACCGACACCGGCAAAGCCACATTTGCTGTGAAATCCCCCCAAA CTGCAGGTGCGATTATCAACCCACCTAAAAGCGTGGAGCAGGTGGAGACAGAGGCTCAGGAGGGACACCAGTCTTATATCTGCTCCCACAATGCCTACTTTCTCG GTGAACAGGTTGATAGGAAATACAAGTGGAGTCGTTATGGAAAGGACGGCCGGTTCGGAGTGCCTACTCCCCACCACAACGATGGACGCAGTGTCTCCAAAT GTGCGGGTGACCTTCTCCACTCCACCCCTCCAGCAGAGTACCAGaaaggcacagacagacagcgcACCCTGGTCAGTGCTGTACACCAGCACCTCAAGAAGGTCAACTTCCACAACTTTAACTCCCTGCTGCAGGCCTTCAGGCACTACGACAAC TGTAAGACCAGCACAGTCCCAGATAACATGCAGAGAGAGGCTCTCCCTGAGAGACCTCCAGCCTCAGAGGCTTTGGCCAGACCGGAGGACCTGGAACCTGCAGAGGTGGGCAGCATGCTGAAGAATAGATATTTAG ACTATCATATGTATGGGACTCCCACAGTGCGCACCGACCTGGTGGCCCCGCGGATCAAGCGCGTCAGCGACAGCACTAACTACAGTGACCAGACCACAGCCTTTGACCTCCTGTATCCTACGCTGTACTCCCTAAGGGGAGTCCACAAGGAGCACTTCTTCTGTCCCCGCACCAAAGACGAG ATCACTGACATATTCCGAAATGTGGGCGTGAGTATTTCCGAGGAGACATTTGCGGAGGCGTGGAAGCTGGCATCCATGAGACACCCCACTGGGGACATGTGTGTGGAGATTTTCCGGGACGTTCTAAAGGAAATTCAAGCTAATTAA
- the LOC115178119 gene encoding ras-related protein Rab-5A, translating to MASRGGATRPNGPNTGNKISQFKLVLLGESAVGKSSLVLRFVKGQFHEFQESTIGAAFLTQTVCLDDTTVKFEIWDTAGQERYHSLAPMYYRGAQAAIVVYDITNKESFARAKNWVKELQRQASPNIVIALAGNKADLANKRALDFQDAQSYADDNSLLFMETSAKTSMNVNEMFMAIAKKLPKNEPQAEGANSGRNRGVDLTEAAQPTSRSCCST from the exons ATGGCAAGTAGGGGTGGTGCAACACGACCCAATGGGCCGAACACAGGCAACAAGATCTCCCAATTCAAATTAGTACTTTTAGGGGAGTCCGCCGTGGGAAAGTCCAGTCTTGTACTTCGCTTCGTCAAGGGCCAGTTTCATGAATTCCAAGAGAGCACAATCGGAG CTGCCTTCCTGACTCAGACAGTATGTTTGGATGACACAACAGTCAAGTTTGAGATCTGGGACACAGCTGGTCAGGAGCGCTACCACAGCTTAGCACCCATGTACTACAGAGGTGCCCAGGCCGCAATCGTGGTCTACGACATCACTAACAAA GAGTCCTTTGCACGAGCAAAGAACTGGGTTAAGGAGCTTCAGAGACAAGCCAGTCCAAATATTGTAATAGCGTTGGCTGGGAACAAAGCTGACCTTGCAAACAAAAGAGCATTGGATTTTCAG GATGCCCAGTCATACGCAGATGATAACAGTTTACTGTTCATGGAAACATCAGCAAAGACCTCTATGAACGTTAATGAGATGTTCATGGCTATTG CAAAGAAATTACCCAAGAACGAGCCTCAAGCTGAGGGCGCGAACAGTGGGCGGAACCGGGGAGTGGATCTTACGGAGGCAGCTCAGCCCACCAGCCGCTCCTGCTGCAGTACCTAA
- the LOC115165577 gene encoding protein phosphatase 2C-like domain-containing protein 1 translates to MDSCIPIEELPGESFGSSPDTGSPYPSQHHALHHSGSNIHGNPSSNLEKGKSRFSVRVQCVDFVQLQRMAEYSVTTHTVSNPFIRAVAVCEERNSTWKKNMEDVTVFHEGYGGKEGTSFFGVFDGFHGQISAVTASREMPVLVLEQLSKQDPLLSLEKDQVKLLSRFEALFQKDYNRPYPGQAQNIELGLGPEQLENLTKLEQVNLAFTTAFWKMDRVLGLGKNETSKIRWSGCTALLCLIDSGLPSSDGKEQGTGQESNTPTPSQELQGGRILIANCGNVHAVLYKQGRGFRLTKDHSTSNPKERKRILQSGGAISVNKQHGLVEGLTKATRGLGHYGDRTLKKSVIPVPYSVSLPTDPSFQLLVLASSGLWEVLDEHAVAERALTVIELTQQKLILKTLCLMQTVSDSLVSDSQSCIQSRSGSSIFDSVEPSSVKDEDNPPELDMPEPLGVQARDMQNAEETERHQSSVLQQESEVNVKGTMADSLKNLTLDYERLAADICRELVDTALVSGSKENISVIVILLHGLDVLRENTLKGELTKQTNTM, encoded by the exons ATGGACTCATG TATTCCCATAGAGGAGCTCCCTGGGGAATCCTTTGGCTCCAGTCCTGACACAGGAAGCCCTTACCCTTCCCAACACCATGCCCTCCACCACAGTGGGAGCAATATCCATGGCAACCCATCTTCCAATCTGGAGAAAGGTAAGAGCCGCTTCAGCGTCAGGGTCCAGTGTGTGGACTTTGTCCAACTTCAGCGCATGGCAGAATACAGCGTCACCACGCACACAGTGAGCAACCCTTTCATCCGTGCTGTggcagtgtgtgaggagagaaacTCCACATGGAAAAAGAACATGGAGGATGTGACCGTTTTTCATGAGGGGTATGGAGGCAAAGAGGGGACCAGCTTTTTCGGGGTCTTTGACGGGTTTCACGGACAAATTTCTGCAGTTACGGCATCTAGGGAGATGCCCGTTTTAGTCCTGGAGCAACTCTCCAAACAGGACCCCTTGCTCTCCTTGGAGAAGGACCAGGTGAAGCTACTGTCACGCTTTGAGGCCCTGTTCCAGAAAGACTACAACAGACCTTACCCAGGCCAGGCCCAGAACATTGAACTAGGCCTAGGCCCTGAGCAGCTGGAGAATCTGACCAAACTGGAACAGGTGAACCTAGCCTTCACCACAGCCTTCTGGAAGATGGACCGGGTCCTGGGGCTTGGCAAGAACGAGACCTCCAAGATCCGCTGGAGTGGCTGCACAGCGCTCCTCTGCCTGATCGACAGTGGGCTGCCCTCCTCAGATGGGAAGGAGCAGGGAACAGGACAGGAGAGTAATACACCAACCCCCTCACAGGAGTTACAGGGTGGAAGAATTCTCATTGCTAACTGTG GTAATGTCCATGCGGTGCTGTACAAACAAGGCaggggcttccgtctgaccaAAGACCACAGCACGTCCAACCCTAAGGAGCGCAAACGCATCCTCCAGTCCGGAGGGGCAATCAGCGTCAACAAACAGCATGGTCTGGTGGAGGGGCTGACCAAGGCCACCCGAGGGCTTGGTCATTATGGCGATCGCACGCTGAAGAAGTCAGTCATCCCTGTGCCTTACTCTGTGTCGCTACCCACAGATCCATCCTTCCAGCTGCTGGTCCTAGCGTCCAGTGGCCTCTGGGAAGTCTTGGATGAGCATGCAGTGGCTGAGAGAGCTCTGACTGTCATTGAGTTGACTCAACAGAAATTAATATTGAAGACCCTGTGCCTCATGCAAACGGTTTCAGATTCGCTCGTTTCAGATTCTCAAAGTTGCATACAGTCAAGATCAGGGTCATCTATTTTTGATAGTGTAGAACCTTCCAGTGTCAAGGATGAGGACAACCCACCAGAGTTGGACATGCCAGAGCCTCTGGGGGTACAAGCTAGAGATATGCAGAAtgcagaggaaacagagagacatcAATCCTCAGTCCTGCAGCAGGAGAGTGAGGTCAATGTGAAGGGAACTATGGCTGACAGTCTGAAGAATCTCACCTTGGACTACGAGCGCCTTGCAGCTGACATTTGTAGAGAGCTAGTGGACACAGCATTGGTCTCAGGTTCAAAGGAAAACATTTCAGTCATAGTCATACTTCTTCATGGATTGGATGTGCTCAGAGAAAACACTCTCAAAGGCGAGTTGACAAAGCAAACCAATACCATGTAA